A stretch of the Kushneria konosiri genome encodes the following:
- the madL gene encoding malonate transporter subunit MadL, translating to MVIYGVALLAGCMLVGLIIGDVLGQLLGINANLGGVGIAMLLLIFVTGYLKSHDHLPESTESGINFWNAMYIPIVVAMAASQNVAAAFSGGMVAILAGTLAVVLGLAMVPLLTGKRVEDATPLDARPVAPAQGRTH from the coding sequence ATGGTGATTTATGGCGTGGCACTGCTGGCCGGCTGCATGCTGGTCGGTCTGATCATTGGAGATGTGCTGGGGCAGCTGCTGGGTATTAATGCCAACCTGGGCGGCGTGGGGATCGCCATGCTGCTGCTGATTTTCGTGACCGGTTATCTGAAGTCGCACGATCATCTGCCGGAAAGCACCGAAAGTGGCATCAACTTCTGGAACGCGATGTATATCCCGATCGTGGTGGCCATGGCGGCCAGTCAGAACGTGGCGGCTGCCTTCAGTGGCGGCATGGTGGCGATTCTGGCCGGGACCCTGGCGGTGGTGCTGGGGCTTGCGATGGTGCCGCTTTTGACCGGCAAGCGCGTTGAAGACGCCACCCCTCTGGATGCCCGACCGGTTGCTCCGGCACAGGGACGCACGCACTGA
- a CDS encoding restriction endonuclease, producing the protein MPIPDFHALMYPLLQLADHGEPLRLRDSYAPLADAFALSPQERHQLSPSGQQYLFNNRVTWAASYLRKAGLLESCGRGLVAITPQGYITLREVRHIDMAYLMGFESFREFRRRTGSSAPRPRSLEMSESFEEVPDCLTPLESMEVSWRAIRADLEFDLIERMQQIHPARFEQLVIDVLMTMGYGCGESAGQSGDGGIDGIINEDPLGLETIYLQAKRWVNPVGRPDIQKFSGALSGKRARKGVFITTSQFTREAQEYVTALETRIILIDGPQLARLMIDHNVGVSTVDRFEIKRLDSDYFLEE; encoded by the coding sequence ATGCCGATTCCCGATTTTCACGCCCTGATGTATCCGCTTTTACAGCTTGCCGATCACGGCGAGCCGCTGCGTCTGCGCGACAGCTACGCGCCACTGGCCGATGCCTTTGCATTGAGTCCGCAGGAGCGCCACCAGCTCAGCCCCAGCGGCCAGCAGTATCTGTTCAATAATCGCGTGACCTGGGCGGCCAGCTATCTGCGCAAGGCGGGACTGCTGGAATCGTGCGGACGCGGGCTGGTGGCCATTACGCCACAGGGCTATATCACCCTGCGCGAAGTGCGCCATATCGACATGGCCTATCTGATGGGCTTTGAGTCGTTTCGCGAGTTTCGCCGGCGCACCGGCAGCAGCGCGCCCCGCCCTCGCAGTCTGGAAATGTCGGAGAGTTTCGAGGAGGTTCCGGACTGTCTGACCCCGCTGGAAAGCATGGAAGTCTCGTGGCGCGCCATTCGCGCCGATCTCGAATTCGACCTGATCGAGCGGATGCAGCAGATTCACCCGGCGCGCTTTGAACAGCTGGTCATCGATGTGCTGATGACCATGGGCTATGGCTGCGGGGAATCGGCCGGGCAAAGCGGCGATGGCGGCATTGATGGCATTATCAACGAGGATCCGCTGGGCCTTGAGACCATCTATCTGCAGGCCAAGCGCTGGGTCAATCCGGTGGGCCGGCCGGACATTCAGAAGTTTTCCGGGGCGCTTTCCGGCAAGCGGGCCCGCAAGGGCGTGTTCATCACGACCTCGCAGTTTACCCGCGAGGCACAGGAATACGTGACCGCTCTCGAAACCCGTATCATCCTGATCGACGGCCCGCAGCTGGCGCGGCTGATGATCGACCACAACGTCGGTGTCTCCACCGTGGACCGTTTTGAAATCAAGCGACTGGACAGCGACTATTTTCTCGAGGAATGA
- a CDS encoding malonyl-CoA decarboxylase has protein sequence MNFLQELLSNIERRTRERFRSTGGDDNDKRASLSQLASSCETLMQRGGEASQILIAQQALTRYRSLEDADRLAFFEMLAEHYAADSNDIHKAYQDWSEREDNANLQKLFAACEPRRQHLLRRLNLCPGGTYELVSMRADLLRYMKTNPELAPLDDDFAHLFASWFNRGFLMLESIGWNTPAAVLEKIIRYEAVHAIQDWSDLRRRLDPGDRRCYAFFHPATGDEPLIFVEVALCKGIPDNIQTILSGGEEVAPGEADTAAFYSISNCQSGLKGISFGNFLIKQVVQELKRDLPGLVNFVTLSPVPGFAGWVDRQRKEGELPEDDEVCTALDRGSWLNDKAERQRLAPELRGLAAHYLLEARNARGQPLDPVARFHLGNGASLHRINWPGDTSEKGCQQAHGLMVNYLYELDRIEQNHEAFSREGTVVCASDIRRQARIGRKRLVSRDNA, from the coding sequence ATGAATTTTCTCCAGGAGCTGCTATCGAACATCGAGCGCCGCACCCGGGAGCGGTTTCGTAGCACTGGCGGTGACGATAATGACAAAAGGGCGAGTCTGTCGCAGCTGGCCTCAAGCTGCGAAACGCTTATGCAGCGTGGTGGCGAAGCCTCTCAGATCCTGATTGCCCAGCAGGCGTTGACGCGCTATCGCAGCCTGGAGGATGCCGACCGTCTGGCCTTTTTTGAAATGCTCGCCGAGCACTACGCCGCTGACAGCAACGATATTCACAAGGCATACCAGGACTGGAGCGAGCGCGAGGACAACGCCAATCTTCAAAAGCTTTTTGCCGCGTGCGAGCCGCGTCGCCAGCACCTGCTGCGCCGGCTCAATCTCTGCCCGGGGGGCACCTATGAGCTGGTGTCGATGCGCGCCGATCTGCTGCGTTACATGAAAACCAACCCCGAACTCGCCCCGCTCGATGATGACTTTGCCCATCTGTTTGCGTCCTGGTTCAACCGCGGCTTTTTGATGCTGGAAAGCATCGGCTGGAATACACCGGCAGCGGTGCTTGAAAAGATCATTCGCTATGAAGCCGTACACGCCATTCAGGACTGGTCGGACCTGCGTCGACGGCTCGATCCGGGCGATCGTCGCTGCTATGCCTTCTTCCACCCGGCCACCGGCGATGAGCCGCTGATCTTCGTTGAGGTGGCCCTTTGCAAGGGGATTCCCGACAACATTCAGACCATTTTGAGCGGCGGTGAGGAAGTGGCCCCGGGCGAGGCCGATACGGCCGCGTTTTACAGCATCAGTAACTGCCAGAGCGGTCTCAAGGGCATCTCGTTTGGCAACTTCCTGATCAAGCAGGTGGTGCAGGAGCTCAAGCGTGATCTGCCGGGGCTGGTCAACTTTGTCACCCTTTCGCCGGTGCCAGGCTTTGCCGGCTGGGTGGACCGCCAGCGCAAGGAGGGCGAGCTTCCTGAAGATGATGAGGTCTGCACGGCACTTGATCGCGGCAGCTGGCTCAACGACAAGGCCGAGCGTCAGCGTCTGGCGCCGGAGCTGCGGGGGCTGGCCGCGCATTATCTGCTGGAAGCACGCAACGCACGAGGGCAGCCGCTGGACCCGGTCGCGCGCTTTCATCTGGGCAACGGCGCCAGCCTGCATCGCATCAACTGGCCGGGCGACACATCCGAGAAAGGGTGCCAGCAGGCGCACGGTCTGATGGTCAATTATCTCTACGAGCTGGATCGCATCGAACAGAACCATGAGGCCTTCAGCCGAGAGGGCACCGTGGTCTGCGCCAGCGATATTCGTCGTCAGGCCAGGATCGGGCGCAAGCGGCTCGTCTCACGCGATAACGCCTGA
- a CDS encoding potassium transporter Kup, with amino-acid sequence MTSAISGHTATSPHKASMTTLTIAAVGVVYGDIGTSPLYTLKEIFTGGYGLKADDSGVLGILSLIFWSLIWVVTLKYVLVVLRADNQGEGGVMALTALARRGVTHRHLQLALVMLGLAGAALLYGDSMITPAISVLSAVEGIEVAYPPIAHWVVPVALGILIALFVIQQRGTATVGKLFGPLTLLWFASLAALGLYGIAQAPQVLAAVNPMHAIDVFRSNPGIGIIIFSSVVLAITGAEALYADLGHFGRKPIARAWVWIVLPALVLNYFGQGALLLIRPEAINNPFYLLAPDWALWPMVILATIATIIASQAVITGAYSMTYQAIQFGFIPRMRVFHTSSAERGQIYIPTVNWLLMAGVVALVLGFKSSTHLAAAYGIAVTGTMLITSLLLSVVIIRVWRWPLWAALPLLAGFVLVDTLYFSANLAKLFHGGAFPVLAGIVLFTLMSTWWRGRALLEKRVGTDLPLEALIHSLRRQPPHRVSGTAVFLSGRREVLPRALLHNLMHNQVLHERVIVVTVESSDRPWLEASERVHMEAFEDGFHRAVIHFGYMETNDVPAALQAFSQLQATGDAPFPFEPMKTTWFLTRETLVSSPHVGMARWRERLFSFMLKSAHSNMQFFHLPSNRVVELGSQVEV; translated from the coding sequence ATGACTTCTGCCATCTCCGGTCACACGGCAACCTCTCCCCACAAGGCGTCCATGACGACGCTGACCATTGCCGCCGTTGGCGTGGTGTATGGGGACATCGGCACGAGTCCGTTGTATACCCTCAAGGAGATCTTTACCGGCGGCTATGGCCTGAAGGCCGACGACAGCGGCGTGCTGGGCATTCTGTCGCTGATTTTCTGGTCGCTGATCTGGGTGGTCACGCTCAAGTACGTGCTGGTGGTACTGCGCGCCGATAACCAGGGGGAAGGCGGGGTGATGGCCCTAACGGCACTGGCCCGGCGCGGGGTGACACATCGACATCTGCAACTGGCGCTGGTGATGCTCGGGCTGGCAGGCGCCGCGCTTCTCTACGGCGACAGCATGATTACACCGGCCATTTCGGTGCTCTCGGCCGTCGAGGGGATCGAAGTGGCCTATCCACCCATCGCCCACTGGGTGGTGCCGGTGGCGCTGGGCATTCTGATCGCGCTGTTCGTGATTCAACAACGCGGCACCGCCACGGTCGGCAAGCTGTTCGGCCCGCTGACGCTTTTATGGTTCGCCTCGCTGGCCGCCCTTGGCCTTTATGGCATTGCTCAGGCGCCGCAGGTGCTGGCCGCAGTCAATCCCATGCATGCCATCGATGTCTTTCGCAGCAACCCGGGCATCGGCATCATCATTTTCTCCTCGGTGGTGCTGGCAATTACCGGGGCAGAGGCGCTCTACGCCGATCTTGGCCACTTTGGCCGAAAGCCCATCGCCCGCGCCTGGGTCTGGATTGTCCTGCCGGCACTGGTGCTGAACTACTTTGGCCAGGGGGCGCTGCTACTGATCCGCCCCGAGGCGATCAACAACCCGTTTTATCTGCTGGCGCCGGACTGGGCGCTCTGGCCGATGGTGATTCTGGCGACCATCGCCACCATCATCGCGTCTCAGGCGGTGATTACCGGGGCCTACTCGATGACCTATCAGGCCATCCAGTTCGGCTTCATTCCGCGCATGCGCGTGTTTCATACCTCAAGCGCCGAGCGCGGTCAGATCTATATTCCAACGGTGAACTGGCTGCTGATGGCTGGCGTGGTGGCGCTGGTGCTGGGCTTTAAAAGCTCGACCCATCTGGCAGCCGCCTACGGCATTGCCGTGACTGGTACCATGCTGATCACCTCGCTGTTGCTCTCGGTGGTGATCATTCGGGTATGGCGCTGGCCGCTGTGGGCCGCCCTGCCCCTGCTGGCCGGGTTTGTGCTGGTCGATACGCTCTATTTCAGCGCCAACCTGGCCAAGCTCTTTCACGGCGGCGCCTTCCCGGTGCTGGCCGGCATCGTGCTCTTTACCCTGATGAGCACCTGGTGGCGCGGGCGCGCGCTGCTTGAAAAACGCGTCGGCACGGACCTGCCACTGGAGGCGCTGATTCACAGTCTGCGCCGTCAGCCGCCCCACCGGGTCAGCGGGACGGCCGTGTTTCTTTCCGGACGTCGTGAGGTGCTGCCCAGGGCGCTGTTGCACAACCTGATGCACAACCAGGTGCTGCATGAGCGCGTGATTGTCGTCACGGTCGAAAGCAGTGATCGCCCCTGGCTTGAAGCCTCCGAGCGAGTCCATATGGAAGCGTTCGAGGATGGTTTCCACCGCGCCGTGATCCACTTTGGCTATATGGAAACCAATGACGTCCCTGCCGCCCTGCAGGCCTTCAGCCAGCTACAGGCCACAGGCGATGCGCCCTTCCCGTTCGAGCCGATGAAGACCACCTGGTTTCTGACCCGGGAAACCCTGGTCAGCTCGCCGCATGTGGGCATGGCGCGCTGGCGCGAACGGCTCTTCTCCTTCATGCTGAAAAGCGCGCACAGCAACATGCAGTTTTTCCACCTGCCGTCCAATCGTGTGGTAGAGCTGGGCAGCCAGGTGGAGGTATAG
- a CDS encoding malonate--CoA ligase: MNHNLYLQFYPHFERQPDKVLIDTPQGGQYRYADVLACSRRLASVLRSLGVTPGDRVVVQVDKSPQALMLYLAALQVGAAWLPLNTAYTEAEIEYFLTDAEPRVYICRPNDLAQAQQLAGRCGVAHVESLGVESEGSLMERADAALEDTQIAEVGRDDLASILYTSGTTGRSKGAMLTHGNLAANSQALVETWQFSDADHLLHALPIFHTHGLFVACNVTLTVGASMTLLPKLDIEQLLDLMPRATVLMGVPTFYTRLLASPRLDRERTANMRLFISGSAPLLADTHREFHERTGHAILERYGMTETNMNTSNPYDGERRPGTVGMALPGSEVRITDRDTGKPLPDGETGLVEVRGPNVFKGYWRMPEKTREEFRDDGFFITGDLGLIDDKGYLNIVGRDKDLVISGGYNVYPKEIEQWIDELPEVSESAVIGVTHPDLGEGVTAAVVLREGAQLDEDQVLAALKDKLARYKQPGRVFFIDALPRNVMGKVQKNVLRERYADTYQALVSAQH, encoded by the coding sequence ATGAACCATAACCTTTATCTGCAGTTTTACCCCCATTTCGAGCGCCAGCCCGACAAGGTGCTGATTGATACCCCACAGGGAGGTCAATACCGCTACGCCGATGTACTGGCCTGTTCGCGTCGACTGGCGAGCGTCCTGCGCTCGCTGGGTGTGACGCCGGGCGATCGTGTGGTGGTTCAGGTCGACAAGAGCCCGCAGGCGTTGATGCTGTATCTGGCGGCACTGCAGGTCGGCGCGGCGTGGCTGCCGCTCAATACGGCCTACACCGAGGCCGAGATCGAATATTTCCTGACCGATGCCGAGCCGCGGGTCTATATCTGTCGACCGAATGATCTGGCTCAGGCACAACAGCTTGCCGGCCGCTGCGGTGTGGCCCACGTCGAGAGTCTGGGCGTTGAAAGCGAGGGCAGCCTGATGGAGAGGGCCGATGCAGCCCTTGAAGACACGCAGATTGCTGAGGTGGGCCGGGATGATCTGGCCTCGATTCTGTATACCTCCGGGACCACCGGCCGCTCCAAGGGCGCCATGCTGACCCACGGCAATCTGGCGGCCAACAGTCAGGCGCTGGTCGAGACCTGGCAGTTCTCTGATGCCGATCACCTGCTCCATGCACTGCCGATCTTTCATACCCACGGCCTGTTTGTGGCCTGCAACGTCACGCTGACCGTAGGGGCGTCGATGACGCTGTTGCCGAAACTGGACATCGAGCAACTGCTGGATCTGATGCCGCGTGCGACGGTACTGATGGGCGTGCCCACCTTCTATACGCGACTGTTGGCAAGCCCTCGGCTGGACCGTGAACGTACCGCCAACATGCGGCTTTTCATTTCGGGCTCGGCGCCACTGCTGGCCGACACGCATCGCGAGTTTCATGAGCGTACCGGTCACGCCATTTTAGAACGCTACGGCATGACCGAAACCAACATGAACACCTCCAACCCCTATGACGGCGAGCGCCGGCCCGGAACGGTCGGCATGGCGCTGCCCGGCAGTGAGGTGCGCATCACCGACCGTGATACCGGCAAGCCGCTGCCCGATGGGGAAACCGGGCTGGTCGAGGTGCGCGGTCCGAACGTGTTCAAGGGCTACTGGCGCATGCCGGAAAAGACCCGCGAAGAGTTTCGTGATGACGGTTTTTTCATCACCGGTGATCTGGGGCTGATCGATGACAAGGGCTATCTCAATATCGTCGGGCGCGACAAGGATCTGGTGATCTCCGGCGGCTACAACGTCTACCCCAAAGAGATCGAGCAGTGGATCGACGAGCTGCCCGAGGTCTCCGAGTCCGCCGTCATTGGCGTGACGCATCCGGATCTGGGGGAAGGCGTCACGGCTGCGGTAGTCCTGCGGGAAGGGGCTCAGCTTGATGAGGATCAGGTACTGGCGGCCCTCAAGGACAAGCTGGCCCGCTACAAGCAGCCCGGTCGGGTGTTCTTCATCGATGCGCTGCCGCGCAACGTGATGGGCAAGGTGCAAAAGAACGTGCTGCGCGAGCGCTATGCCGATACCTATCAGGCTTTGGTGAGCGCTCAGCACTAG
- the madM gene encoding malonate transporter subunit MadM: MNDSIMSLLDKYHLIAAFAVIGLTMFVSHWMSRRLTANRLHGSAIAILIGLALAYFGGVYTGGSHGLADVSMFTGLGLMGGGMLRDLAIIATAYGVRFSEIKKAGVRGLIALFAGVLVSFLAGAVVAVGFGYTSAVDITTIAAGAVTYIVGPVTGATLGASSEVVALSIAAGLVKSILTMIATPMVARMIGLDNPRSAMIFGGLIGTTSGVAAGLAATDARLVPYGAMTATFYTGLGILLAPTVLFLGVRLFF; this comes from the coding sequence ATGAACGATTCCATCATGTCACTGCTGGACAAGTACCACCTGATCGCGGCCTTTGCCGTGATCGGCCTGACCATGTTCGTCTCGCACTGGATGAGCCGACGTCTCACCGCTAATCGGCTGCACGGCTCGGCGATTGCCATTTTGATCGGGCTGGCGCTGGCCTATTTTGGCGGGGTCTACACCGGCGGCAGCCACGGGCTGGCGGATGTGTCGATGTTTACCGGGCTGGGCCTGATGGGCGGTGGGATGCTGCGTGATCTCGCGATCATCGCCACCGCCTATGGGGTACGCTTTAGTGAAATCAAAAAGGCCGGCGTGCGCGGGCTGATTGCGCTCTTTGCCGGGGTGCTGGTGTCCTTTCTGGCTGGCGCCGTGGTGGCCGTGGGCTTTGGCTACACCAGCGCGGTGGACATCACCACCATTGCTGCCGGCGCGGTCACCTATATCGTCGGGCCGGTCACCGGGGCAACGCTGGGCGCCAGCTCCGAGGTCGTGGCGCTCTCGATTGCTGCAGGGCTTGTGAAGTCGATTCTGACCATGATTGCCACGCCCATGGTGGCGCGCATGATCGGGCTGGATAACCCGCGCTCGGCGATGATCTTTGGCGGGCTGATCGGTACCACCAGCGGCGTGGCAGCAGGGCTTGCCGCCACCGATGCACGGCTGGTGCCCTACGGGGCGATGACGGCCACCTTCTATACCGGTCTGGGCATTCTGCTGGCGCCGACGGTGCTGTTTCTGGGCGTGCGGCTGTTTTTCTAG